The following proteins come from a genomic window of Nicotiana tomentosiformis chromosome 12, ASM39032v3, whole genome shotgun sequence:
- the LOC108945273 gene encoding uncharacterized protein — protein MEHKVCQYSTYLSKGYQHAKATWCIIALLEPFQKQGFIHKYRRRMGMETALSNINGKIWLFIDVVVEWELLIDTEQQLTIKVLHHEIGKHIIMTVVYAKCSSLERLELWDNLYYLASDMELPWVVGGYFNMILNEEERIGGLPVYPPEYEDFAFCINSCELFDTGYTDFVGDPFLMFKQKIKRLKAALSHWSKITFGDIFKQLAIIEDIVRIKEMLLEEEPTNENRIILQQAQAALKRYLSIEEQYWKQKTGMKWFAEGDRNTTFFNNYVNGKRQKLQLKRIQNANSDWLEDQEGISNAATTFFQTQFTEEGQFTSSELLNNVPTMISTDQNTELCRFTIIEEVKNAVITLSGDSASGPNGFTGLIF, from the exons atggaacataaggtctgtcAATACTCAACATACCTTTCAAAGGGTTATCAACATGCAAAAGCAACATGGTGCATTATAGCATTGTTAGAACCTTTCCAGAAACAAGGGTTCATACACAAATATAGGAGAAGGATGGGTATGGAAACTGCATTATCAAATATCAATGGGAAGATATGGTTATTCATAGATGTTGTTGTGGAGTGGGAGCTCCTAATAGACACTGAGCAACAACTAACAATCAAAGTTTTACATCATGAAATTGGGAAGCACATCATCATGACAGTTGTATATGCAAAATGCTCTTCACTTGAAAGATTAGAATTATGGGATAATCTGTATTACCTTGCTTCTGATATGGAACTCCCTTGGGTGGTTGGAGGATATTTTAATATGATTCTTAATGAAGAAGAAAGGATTGGAGGACTTCCAGTATATCCCCCAGAGTATGAAGATTTCGCTTTTTGTATCAACtcttgtgaattgtttgataccGGATACACAG ACTTTGTGGGTGACCCTTTCCTCATGTTCaaacaaaaaattaaaagatTGAAAGCTGCCCTATCACATTGGAGTAAAATTACCTTTGGGGATATATTCAAGCAGTTGGCAATCATAGAAGATATTGTCAGGATAAAAGAGATGCTCTTAGAGGAAGAACCAACAAATGAGAACAGAATAATTTTACAACAAGCACAAGCAGCACTAAAGAGGTACCTGAGCATTGAAGAGCAGTACTGGAAACAAAAGACAGGTATGAAAtggtttgctgaaggagatagAAATACCACATTCTTCAACAATTATGTCAATGGAAAGAGACAGAAATTACAACTCAAAAGGATTCAAAATGCTAATAGTGACTGGCTTGAAGACCAAGAAGGAATTTCTAATGCTGCAACTACATTCTTTCAGACACAATTCACAGAGGAAGGACAGTTCACTAGTTCTGAATTATTAAATAATGTCCCTACCATGATCTCTACTGATCAAAATACGGAACTTTGTAGATTCACAATAATAGAAGAGGTCAAGAATGCAGTAATTACATTGAGTGGGGATAGTGCAAGTGGCCCAAATGGCTTCACTGGACTAATTTTTTAA
- the LOC138903260 gene encoding secreted RxLR effector protein 78-like, translating into MVIKLDMAEAYDRVSWNYLIHVLRKMEFAERFIKLIWNLIANNWYSVLINGQASGFFKSSRGVKQGDPLSPSLFILSAEVLLRSLNKLFEDKKFIGFGMPKWINPLNHLVYVDDTIIFSSSDPYSLMKVVELWILLKMSWCTCIRLLPDSFGALKKKEEADTGASS; encoded by the exons ATGGTTATCAAGCTTGATATGGCAGAGGCATATGACAGGGTGTCTTGGAATTACTTAATCCATGTGTTGAGGAAAATGGAATTTGCTGAACGTTTTATCAAACTGATATGGAACTTAATTGCTAATAACTGGTACTCAGTCTTAATCAATGGTCAAGCTTCAGGATTCTTTAAGTCCAGCAGAGGAGTCAAGCAAGGAGACCCTTTGTCCCCATCACTGTTTATATTATCAGCAGAGGTCTTATTAAGATCACTGAACAAATTGTTTGAAGATAAGAAGTTTATaggatttggaatgcctaagtggaTAAATCCTTTGAATCacctggtatatgttgatgatacaaTAATATTCTCATCCTCTGATCCATACTCCTTAATGAAAGTTGTTGAG TTATGGATCCTCCTAAAAATGTCATGGTGCACTTGCATAAGACTTTTGCCAGATTCTTTTGGAGCActaaagaagaaggaagaagcaGACACTGGAGCAAGTAGCTGA